In Nymphalis io chromosome 11, ilAglIoxx1.1, whole genome shotgun sequence, one genomic interval encodes:
- the LOC126771742 gene encoding SET domain-containing protein SmydA-8, with protein MTAQEPCMVCSVPTEHKCSSCQVVHYCSRDHQKQHWKQHKHECIPARIKQDSKYGRYLESTRSIKAGDVIMKETPLITGPSQVTPPVCLGCYQLLEEGAIVTCQKCGWPFCSEACTSNAVHTPECHYTQQRGEKVTISTYGIPHPNYQCITVLRCLYQRDHNPKLWAKLQALESHNEDRKGTEKWNNDRKMVAEFIWKFFKLDGIFDEDEIMQCCGIVQINGHEVPLLEPEYVAVFDKISMVEHNCRANCNKSFTSDGNIILSAGVAITPGSHISVCYTDPLWGTEARRHHLSDSKFFECSCERCCDVTEFGTMFSAVKCKKKDCKGYLLPDTFVLPILHKTKSPDPNTRGLDNKFWKCNACTDEVSDAIIQQLLQDIGRELSAMPKGDPNACERFIAHCCKYLHPTHYYMTDISLALAQMIGQQDRLGLAGVTDDRLLLKTQLSRKITDLLEILAPAETRLRGSLLFELHAAVAETGRRKSLTDGPMVMLGYVTESRKILMESAELLAHEPPELPEGRLGHQAKINLLQMDELIRNLSAALPSPL; from the exons ATGACAGCTCAAGAACCGTGTATGGTATGCTCAGTACCTACAGAGCATAAATGCTCCAGCTGCCAAGTGGTTCATTATTGTTCAAGGGACCACCAGAAGCAGCACTGGAAACAGCACAAGCATGAGTGTATTCCTGCCAGAATCAAGCAAGATTCAAAATACGGAAGGTACCTGGAATCCACAAGGAGTATTAAAGCCGGTGATGTTATCATGAAAGAAACGCCTCTTATAACTGGCCCATCTCAG gtaacTCCGCCAGTTTGCTTGGGATGTTATCAATTGTTGGAAGAAGGTGCAATTGTAACTTGCCAAAAATGTGGCTGGCCGTTTTGTTCGGAAGCTTGTACAAGTAATGCAGTGCATACACCTGAATGTCACTATACTCAGCAAAGGGGGGAAAAG GTGACAATATCAACATATGGAATCCCCCACCCAAATTACCAGTGCATCACTGTCTTGCGGTGTTTGTATCAACGGGATCATAACCCGAAGTTATGGGCTAAGCTGCAGGCGCTTGAGTCTCACAACGAAGACCGCAAGGGTACGGAAAAATGGAATAACGACAGAAAGATGGTAGCGGAGTTCATTTGGAAGTTCTTTAAATTAGATGGAATCTTTGACGAAGATGAAATCATGCAGTGCTGCGGCATAGTACAG ATCAATGGTCACGAGGTACCGCTCCTGGAGCCAGAGTACGTGGCGGTGTTTGATAAAATATCGATGGTAGAACACAATTGTCGTGCCAACTGCAATAAGAGTTTTACATCTGATGGAAACATT aTTCTTTCTGCAGGCGTCGCTATAACACCAGGCTCGCACATATCCGTGTGCTACACAGACCCGTTGTGGGGCACCGAGGCTCGTCGCCATCATCTCTCTGATTCTAAGTTCTTCGAGTGTTCTTGTGAGAGGTGCTGTGACGTCACGGAGTTTGGAACCATGTTTAGCGCTGTTAAGTGTAAAAAGAA AGATTGTAAGGGTTACTTGTTACCGGACACATTTGTACTTCCAATTCTTCATAAAACGAAATCACCCGATCCAAATACCCGAGGATTGGATAATAAGTTTTGGAAATGTAACGCGTGCACGGATGAAGTGTCTGACGCAATTATACAGCAGCTGTTGCAGGACATCGGTAGAGAATTGAGCGCTATGCCGAAAGGTGATCCAAATGCTTGTGAAAG ATTCATCGCACATTGCTGTAAATATTTGCACCCAACACATTACTACATGACGGATATAAGTCTTGCGCTGGCTCAGATGATCGGTCAGCAGGACCGACTGGGCCTGGCGGGTGTCACTGACGACCGGCTGCTGCTAAAGACACAGTTGTCTCGGAAGATTACTGATTTGCTGGAAATCTTGGCACCAG CTGAAACACGTTTGCGTGGGTCATTGCTATTTGAACTACACGCTGCTGTCGCTGAGACTGGGCGCAGAAAATCTCTAACCGATGGACCGATGGTCATGTTAGGATACGTAAcg GAATCACGTAAGATACTAATGGAGTCAGCAGAACTTTTGGCCCACGAGCCACCGGAGTTACCAGAAGGTCGTCTCGGTCACCAGGCGAAGATAAATCTGTTGCAGATGGATGAACTCATCCGGAATCTCTCAGCCGCACTCCCTTCGCCGTTGTAG